A window from Populus trichocarpa isolate Nisqually-1 chromosome 3, P.trichocarpa_v4.1, whole genome shotgun sequence encodes these proteins:
- the LOC7483554 gene encoding chemocyanin: MAKIAVALFMMMALCGVCFGAGYNVGESDGWTIGVDYNQWASTKKFQVGDTLVFNYNTMFHNVLQVTKQDYESCNVKSPVATFASGRDFITLDKAGHSYFVCGFPGHCQAGLKVAISVRASSSQSPDVPSPPSTPREIPPPPPPQTLSAPGQPNFHPPPLGSPNVPLPPGFPNFGTPSGPGFPYLPPFESGASLHSSNLKAAMLSVIMTNLFAVFAY; the protein is encoded by the exons ATGGCAAAGATAGCAGTTGCTCTGTTCATGATGATGGCTCTTTGTGGAGTTTGTTTTGGTGCTGGCTACAATGTTGGTGAATCGGATGGCTGGACCATTGGAGTCGATTATAACCAGTGGGCTTCTACCAAGAAATTCCAAGTTGGTGACACTCTTG TTTTCAATTACAATACCATGTTTCACAATGTGTTGCAAGTGACCAAACAAGACTACGAATCTTGCAATGTCAAATCCCCAGTCGCCACCTTTGCTAGTGGCAGAGACTTCATCACCCTCGACAAAGCAGGCCACTCGTACTTCGTGTGTGGTTTTCCTGGTCATTGCCAAGCGGGACTCAAGGTTGCTATCTCAGTCAGGGCGTCATCTTCTCAGAGCCCAGATGTTCCAAGCCCCCCTTCTACACCAAGAGAGATtcctcctccccctcctcctCAAACCCTTAGTGCTCCTGGTCAACCTAATTTTCATCCACCACCATTAGGGTCTCCAAACGTGCCTCTTCCACCAGGCTTCCCAAATTTTGGGACGCCTTCAGGACCTGGCTTTCCTTATTTGCCTCCTTTCGAAAGTGGTGCATCTCTCCATTCCTCTAACCTCAAGGCAGCAATGTTGAGTGTCATCATGACTAATTTATTTGCTGTTTTTGCGTATTGA